A genomic segment from Tuwongella immobilis encodes:
- a CDS encoding zinc ribbon domain-containing protein has translation MSIRVTCPKCQKLFTARDEQAGRTTRCPSCAALCEVPAAGNSASPMRTAPPPVTPSPFRAARPVDDDDNFDVEGLPPMPPPRPTPGMPGTPALPPLPGFPPIGGLPSNPRSTPIVGIPNIPLPGMPPKPGTPPGSMPSMPMLPPLPGMPPAPPMAPPAGRGMPMPPPPAKPAAPPGMPAMPGMNPPTGMPGMNPPSGMPGGMPGGMPSGFPPFGGKSPAPGGPPMGTPPPSSRGKVPSLPSLPPIPIPGMRDSGPPPGFGSPFPQDVDEPAAIEELLNRPRNPAPAPDFAKPQPVPQAQPREVLRPNVWSAMVSGLGLIQVGTVMLILPWIVQLTKLAMAQAQLLTVTESGEQILGINRSTFEDITLLALTLPAICGFLIIASGLFRMLCPALPPSARQMIFSSASLALVSMSGLILLVMPRYFPSLESTVPLQLFGSVLLLGASSLAATWFVLTLVLVAGRLGFDRIAYRSGLLLLVPILGLSGILFGEGFFQAEFGTALWQSQWLPNPNWPSDPALLQPAAILALVQFVAGGIQMVLMLNLASAMRQVIRKRLPESA, from the coding sequence ATGTCCATTCGAGTGACCTGCCCGAAATGCCAGAAACTATTCACGGCACGGGACGAACAAGCCGGACGCACCACGCGCTGCCCCTCATGTGCGGCATTGTGCGAAGTCCCCGCGGCGGGCAACTCGGCATCTCCGATGCGGACGGCCCCTCCGCCCGTGACTCCCTCGCCATTTCGGGCCGCTCGCCCAGTAGACGATGACGATAATTTCGATGTCGAAGGGTTGCCGCCGATGCCGCCCCCGCGACCGACCCCCGGAATGCCCGGCACCCCCGCGCTGCCACCGCTCCCCGGCTTCCCGCCGATCGGTGGTCTACCGTCCAATCCGCGCTCGACGCCAATTGTCGGAATCCCGAATATCCCGCTTCCGGGAATGCCGCCCAAGCCGGGAACTCCGCCGGGTAGCATGCCATCAATGCCAATGCTGCCGCCATTGCCTGGAATGCCCCCCGCGCCGCCGATGGCACCGCCAGCAGGCCGAGGCATGCCCATGCCGCCGCCCCCCGCCAAGCCCGCAGCCCCTCCGGGAATGCCAGCGATGCCCGGGATGAATCCCCCTACCGGGATGCCCGGGATGAATCCCCCCTCAGGAATGCCCGGTGGCATGCCCGGCGGAATGCCAAGTGGATTTCCACCTTTCGGCGGGAAAAGTCCTGCGCCAGGCGGCCCACCCATGGGTACCCCGCCACCGAGTTCACGCGGAAAAGTCCCGTCGCTGCCGAGTTTGCCGCCGATACCGATTCCCGGAATGCGCGATAGCGGCCCGCCGCCGGGATTCGGCAGCCCGTTCCCGCAGGATGTCGATGAACCTGCGGCGATCGAAGAACTGCTCAACCGCCCGCGCAATCCCGCGCCCGCCCCCGATTTCGCCAAACCGCAGCCCGTTCCGCAGGCCCAACCGCGAGAAGTCCTGCGTCCCAATGTTTGGTCGGCCATGGTCAGCGGACTCGGCCTGATCCAAGTCGGCACGGTGATGCTGATTCTGCCCTGGATTGTGCAACTGACCAAGCTGGCGATGGCCCAAGCACAACTGCTGACTGTCACGGAATCCGGCGAACAGATTCTGGGCATCAATCGCTCGACATTCGAAGACATCACACTCCTGGCGCTGACTCTCCCGGCGATCTGCGGATTTCTCATCATCGCCAGCGGATTATTCCGAATGCTCTGCCCTGCGTTACCGCCATCAGCCCGGCAGATGATCTTTTCTTCCGCCTCGCTCGCACTGGTCAGCATGTCCGGCCTGATTCTCCTGGTGATGCCTCGGTATTTTCCGAGCCTGGAATCGACCGTCCCCTTGCAGTTGTTCGGCAGCGTACTGCTGCTGGGCGCGAGTAGTCTGGCGGCGACGTGGTTCGTGCTGACACTCGTGCTCGTCGCCGGTCGGTTGGGATTCGATCGCATCGCGTATCGGTCGGGGCTGTTGCTGTTGGTTCCGATTCTCGGGTTATCCGGCATTCTCTTCGGCGAAGGATTCTTCCAGGCGGAATTCGGCACCGCGTTGTGGCAATCGCAATGGCTGCCCAACCCGAATTGGCCGAGTGATCCCGCGCTCCTCCAACCGGCGGCAATTCTTGCCTTGGTCCAGTTTGTCGCGGGTGGAATCCAGATGGTGCTGATGCTGAATCTCGCCAGCGCGATGCGGCAAGTCATTCGCAAGCGCCTTCCAGAATCAGCGTAA
- the tsaD gene encoding tRNA (adenosine(37)-N6)-threonylcarbamoyltransferase complex transferase subunit TsaD: MYFLALESSCDETAAAVFTEEPRVLSSVVASQMEYHTPFGGVVPEIAARAHQQKLIPVIDEALRQAGIRLADVGAIAVQNSPGLVGALLISVSAAKMLAMTLHIPLIAVNHVAAHIYACRLAAGRDIFPCIGLVVSGGHTTLFLCHDALNLQMIGSTRDDAAGEAFDKVSAILGLGFPGGPRVEQEARTGNPKAFAFPRSMLEDPHFDFSFSGLKTAVLYTAHGQNVSTIRPLPADQRRADLAASFQQAVIDVLVLKCRRAMRQFRIPRLAVGGGVTANQAFRGALQAMCAKESAELLIPPMNLCTDNAAMAALAVEKWRIGDFAPPDLDAQPTLQ, encoded by the coding sequence GTGTATTTTCTGGCACTCGAAAGTTCGTGCGACGAAACCGCGGCGGCCGTCTTCACCGAGGAGCCGCGGGTCTTATCCTCGGTCGTCGCCTCGCAGATGGAATACCATACGCCATTCGGCGGCGTTGTGCCGGAAATCGCGGCGCGTGCCCATCAACAAAAGCTCATCCCGGTGATTGACGAAGCACTCCGTCAGGCAGGGATTCGCTTGGCCGATGTCGGAGCGATCGCCGTGCAGAACTCGCCCGGCCTGGTCGGAGCGCTATTGATTTCCGTGAGCGCGGCCAAGATGCTGGCGATGACGCTGCATATTCCGCTGATTGCCGTAAACCATGTGGCCGCTCATATTTACGCCTGCCGACTTGCGGCGGGTCGGGACATTTTCCCCTGCATTGGCTTGGTGGTTAGCGGCGGACATACCACGCTGTTTCTGTGCCACGACGCCTTAAACCTGCAAATGATCGGCAGCACACGCGATGATGCGGCTGGCGAAGCATTCGACAAAGTTTCCGCGATTCTCGGCCTCGGATTTCCCGGTGGCCCCCGCGTCGAGCAGGAAGCCCGCACCGGCAATCCCAAGGCATTCGCGTTTCCCCGATCGATGCTCGAAGATCCGCACTTTGATTTCAGCTTCAGCGGCCTGAAAACGGCAGTCTTGTACACGGCACACGGTCAGAATGTCAGCACGATTCGCCCGCTTCCGGCGGATCAACGCCGCGCGGATCTCGCCGCGAGTTTCCAGCAAGCGGTCATTGATGTCTTAGTGTTGAAATGTCGACGGGCCATGCGACAATTCCGCATTCCACGATTGGCCGTGGGTGGTGGTGTGACCGCGAATCAGGCGTTTCGGGGAGCGTTACAGGCGATGTGCGCGAAGGAATCCGCAGAATTGTTGATTCCGCCGATGAATTTGTGTACCGACAATGCCGCGATGGCAGCGTTGGCGGTCGAGAAATGGCGCATCGGCGATTTTGCCCC